A genome region from Taeniopygia guttata chromosome 5, bTaeGut7.mat, whole genome shotgun sequence includes the following:
- the LOC100226769 gene encoding retinol dehydrogenase 12 isoform X1 yields MAPLDAGMGRGRLGKARGIGGGGASRCPDRGRAVTSRFRRYVAGGRCKSTARLEGKVVIITGANTGIGKETARDLAKRGARVIIACRDTAKAEAAANEIRAETGNQQVIVKKLDLADTKSIREFAERFLAEEKELHILINNAGVMLCPYSKTADGFEMHLGVNHLGHFLLTFLLLERLKQSAPARIVNVSSLAHHGGRIRFHDLHGEKSYNRGLAYCHSKLANVLFTRELARRLQGTKVTANALHPGSVSSELVRHSFVMTWLWKIFSFFLKTPCEGAQTSIYCAVAEELESVTGQYFSDCQPAYVSSHGRDDETAKKLWRVSCELLGIQWD; encoded by the exons ATGGCTCCACTTGACGCAGGGATGGGGCGGGGCCGCCTCGGGAAAGCGCGGGGGATCGGGGGTGGCGGCGCTTCCCGGTGTCCCGATCGCGGCAGGGCCGTGACCAGCCGCTTCAG GCGGTATGTCGCTGGAGGACGGTGTAAGTCGACAGCAAGGCTGGAGGGGAAGGTGGTGATAATCACCGGAGCCAACACAGGCATCGGGAAGGAGACCGCCAGAGACCTCGCAAAAAGAG GTGCAAGGGTAATTATTGCCTGCAGAGACACAGCAAAGGCAGAAGCTGCAGCCAATGAAATCCGAGCTGAGACAGGGAACCAGCAAGTCATTGTGAAAAAACTGGATTTGGCTGATACAAAGTCCATCCGGGAATTTGCTGAGAGATTTCTAGCAG AGGAGAAGGAACTCCATATTCTCATTAATAATGCTGGGGTAATGTTATGTCCTTACTCCAAGACTGCTGATGGCTTTGAGATGCATCTGGGAGTCAATCATCTTG GTCACTTTCTCTTGACTTTCCTCTTGCTGGAGCGTCTGAAGCAGTCTGCCCCAGCCCGCATTGTGAACGTGTCCTCGCTGGCTCACCACGGAGGCCGAATCCGCTTCCACGATCTCCATGGTGAGAAGAGCTACAATCGTGGCCTTGCCTACTGTCACAGCAAACTGGCGAACGTGCTCTTCACCCGGGAGCTGGCCAGGCGGCTGCAAG GCACTAAAGTCACAGCAAACGCTCTCCATCCTGGATCTGTCTCTTCTGAACTGGTCCGGCACTCATTTGTAATGACTTGGCTGTGGAAGATATTCTCCTTCTTCTTGAAGACACCTTGCGAAGGAGCTCAGACCAGTATCTACTGTGCAGTAGCTGAGGAGCTGGAGTCTGTGACAGGACAGTATTTCAG TGATTGCCAGCCAGCGTACGTATCTTCACATGGTCGGGATGATGAGACGGCAAAGAAGCTGTGGCGCGTGAGCTGTGAGCTCCTCGGCATCCAGTGGGACTGA
- the LOC100226769 gene encoding retinol dehydrogenase 12 isoform X2 gives MLSCWEAALGAAVSVPVFLFVAAPYIRRYVAGGRCKSTARLEGKVVIITGANTGIGKETARDLAKRGARVIIACRDTAKAEAAANEIRAETGNQQVIVKKLDLADTKSIREFAERFLAEEKELHILINNAGVMLCPYSKTADGFEMHLGVNHLGHFLLTFLLLERLKQSAPARIVNVSSLAHHGGRIRFHDLHGEKSYNRGLAYCHSKLANVLFTRELARRLQGTKVTANALHPGSVSSELVRHSFVMTWLWKIFSFFLKTPCEGAQTSIYCAVAEELESVTGQYFSDCQPAYVSSHGRDDETAKKLWRVSCELLGIQWD, from the exons ATGCTCAGCTGCTGGGAAGCCGCGCTGGGCGCCGCCGTCTCCGTGCCCGTCTTTCTTTTCGTGGCAGCGCCCTACATCAG GCGGTATGTCGCTGGAGGACGGTGTAAGTCGACAGCAAGGCTGGAGGGGAAGGTGGTGATAATCACCGGAGCCAACACAGGCATCGGGAAGGAGACCGCCAGAGACCTCGCAAAAAGAG GTGCAAGGGTAATTATTGCCTGCAGAGACACAGCAAAGGCAGAAGCTGCAGCCAATGAAATCCGAGCTGAGACAGGGAACCAGCAAGTCATTGTGAAAAAACTGGATTTGGCTGATACAAAGTCCATCCGGGAATTTGCTGAGAGATTTCTAGCAG AGGAGAAGGAACTCCATATTCTCATTAATAATGCTGGGGTAATGTTATGTCCTTACTCCAAGACTGCTGATGGCTTTGAGATGCATCTGGGAGTCAATCATCTTG GTCACTTTCTCTTGACTTTCCTCTTGCTGGAGCGTCTGAAGCAGTCTGCCCCAGCCCGCATTGTGAACGTGTCCTCGCTGGCTCACCACGGAGGCCGAATCCGCTTCCACGATCTCCATGGTGAGAAGAGCTACAATCGTGGCCTTGCCTACTGTCACAGCAAACTGGCGAACGTGCTCTTCACCCGGGAGCTGGCCAGGCGGCTGCAAG GCACTAAAGTCACAGCAAACGCTCTCCATCCTGGATCTGTCTCTTCTGAACTGGTCCGGCACTCATTTGTAATGACTTGGCTGTGGAAGATATTCTCCTTCTTCTTGAAGACACCTTGCGAAGGAGCTCAGACCAGTATCTACTGTGCAGTAGCTGAGGAGCTGGAGTCTGTGACAGGACAGTATTTCAG TGATTGCCAGCCAGCGTACGTATCTTCACATGGTCGGGATGATGAGACGGCAAAGAAGCTGTGGCGCGTGAGCTGTGAGCTCCTCGGCATCCAGTGGGACTGA
- the VTI1B gene encoding vesicle transport through interaction with t-SNAREs homolog 1B codes for MAGRGAASSEHLERLHEIFRGLHGDLRGVPERLRGSAAEEKKKLVREFDEKQREANETLREMEEELKYAPMPFRNQMMSKIRAYRRDLSMFQREMRSTDLGLGRGNQGDTKYGIFATENEQSTNLQSQRVLLLQGTDSLNRASESIERSHRIAAETDQIGTDIIEELGEQREQLERTKSRLVNTSENLSKSRKILRSMSRRITTNKLLLSIIIILELAILGGVVYFKFFRKK; via the exons ATGGCGGGCCGCGGGGCCGCGTCCTCGGAGCACCTGGAGCGGCTGCACGAGATCTTCCGCGGGCTGCACGGAGACCTGCGGGGCGTCCCCGAGCGGCTGCGGGGCAGTGCGGCCG aggagaagaaaaaactgGTTCGAGAATTCGATGAGAAGCAGCGTGAAGCCAATGAGACG CTGCGGGAAATGGAGGAAGAACTGAAGTACGCTCCTATGCCTTTCCGCAACCAAATGATGAGCAAAATCCGAGCCTACAGAAGAGATCTGTCCATGTTCCAGAGGGAGATGAGAAGCACAGATTTGGGATTGGGCCGTGGAAACCAAGGCGATACGAAATATGGAATCTTTGCCACAGAAAATGAACAGAGT ACTAACCTGCAGTCACAGAGGGTGCTGCTTCTCCAGGGCACAGACAGTCTGAACCGAGCCAGTGAGAGCATCGAGCGCTCGCACCGAATCGCGGCCGAAACCGATCAGATTGGCACGGATATCATCGAGGAACTCGGGGAGCAGCGGGAGCAGCTGGAACGCACCAAGAGCAGG TTGGTGAATACAAGTGAGAACTTGAGCAAGAGTCGCAAGATTCTACGCTCGATGTCTCGGAG AATAACCACAAATAAGTTGCTGCTGTCAATTATCATCATCCTGGAACTGGCCATCTTGGGAGGTGTGGTCTACTTCAAGTTCTTTCGCAAGAAATGA